The DNA segment ACATGCAACAAGCCCGGCTTTTTGTGCAAGCTCGGCATTGTGCTCGGTAAATGTGTCCTCTCTGAAAAAACCGGTCCAGCTCACCTCGAGCTTTCGTTTTAAAATCTCTTTGCAAATAGCCTCAAAATGGTCTTGCGGACGGTTTAAGACAGGATCTGTAAAATGGAATAATTTTATGCCCCAATCTTTATTAAGTCTTTCCATCTCATCTGTAATTATCGCAGGGTTTCTAAGCCTCATCTTGCCACCACCTAAGCGCGGGTAGAGGCAATAACCGCATTTTAAATCACATCCGCGTTTGCCTTCTATGCCCATTGCAGCAACATAAAGATTGCCTTCGGCATAATCTTTGGGAGAAAAACTATTTGTATCAATATACGGGATTTCATCCATTGATATAAAAGGCCCGTTAGGATTATATATAATTTCTTCTTCTTTTCGCCATACAATTCCAGGCACAGATTTAATGTCAGGAAAGCCTGACAATATTTGTGCAAAAGCAAGCTCGCCTTCACCGCATAAACCAAAGTCGATCTCAGAAATTTCTTCCATCAGACGTTTTGCGAAAAGAGTAAAAGCAGGGCCGCCTGCAATAATAACGGCAGATGGTGCAATTAATCGTGCAACCACAGCCGATGTTTTAAGCGAAGACAGATAAGATGTTTGTTGTCCGGCCAGAGGATCAATATTTCTGAAAGACAGGGCTATGATATCAGGCTTAATACTCTCCAGTTTATCTTTTAATTTTGGCCAGGGGTCCGGATAAAGGTTCATATCAAGAGCAGATTTTTCAAAACCTGAAGGTGCAATAGCAGCCAGGCGTGATAAGCCCAGAGGATAAACTCGTTCTTTTGCGCCAAGATGTGAAGTTGGAACCTGTACGAATAGTATTTTCACTTAAATTTACTCCAGAAGCAAAAGACCGATATATTTCACATAACGGTCTTTTTCCGATACCGGTTTAAGGGTGATTCCTGCTGCTTTGGCTGTTTCGTAAACATCAATGCCTGAAGCCTCCATGGAAGGACGCGCAAGATCAGGATGAAGGCAAATATTATTGTCGGGGCATTTTTTGCAGACAGGGCAAGGCCCTGCACCAAATGAAAAGGCTTTATGAAATCCAGCCAGAAAAAGCCTTTTTTCAAGGTTTAAAAGTTTTTTATGGAATTTGCGACCGGGTGGCATATCTTCCACCAGCATGCACCATGAATAAGATTTAAGCATCTCTTCCGTTTCACGATTGTCAATCGAATATGGCGGGCATTGAAGCTTTTTCCCGAATTCACTGCATCCGAACCTGCATTTTTGCCTTACCCATGAGCCTGTTGCTATCTTTGCTACAGGAAGAATAACAGCTTTTTTAAACCCTTCATCAACAGCCGCATATACCCATTTGTCAAGATTTGTCTTTTCATGTATATCAATGGGCAAATTGTAATGAAATTGATCTTGTGCAGCTAAAATAATGGAAGTATCCGTGCCAAGATCAATAACCTTTACCTTGTTAAAACCAGCTTCTTCAAGCCAACCCTTTATGGTTGAGCTTTCATGGCAGGTTCCGTTATAAGTATTTAACATCATATTCAGATCATATAATGCCCCTTTTTGCGGATTGCGTCCAAACCGGTCCGGAAAATAATCGTGAATAAGTATCATTCCTTCTTTTTTAAGCAAACTTGCAGCTTTTAAAAATAATTCATGTGCCTCTTTATTCCCGTAAGCATGAAGAAAATTGCTCATAATAATAAGGCCATATTTTTTGTCCTCATCAAATTTATGAAGTATGAAATCTCCTTCCATGCTTTCAAAGTACTGCCAATCATCTCTATCTGAATAAAGTTTATGTGCTGCATTAATAACTTCAGGTAATTCAAATAATATTGAAACAGGAATTTCATTTGATTGATTTTTTGTATCATTTATTTTCGACTTAATTAATGAGCGACCCAGCGAACCGGCACCTCCGCCGATATCAAGAAGAGGCAGTTGCCACGAAAAGGGTTTAAGAAGACTGACAATCTCTTTGTTCTTTTGTTGTATCAGCACATCGGCAGTCATAACATAATTAAAATTTCTTAATGCATACTCATCTTCTTCCGAAATTATATTATTATCAACACGGGTGGTTTCATCTTCATTATTAATCGAAACTTTATTTGCAATAGATTGCCACTGAGGTTGCATATATTTTCTATACAGAAAAAACTCTCCCATGTACGAAGGCTGACCTGGCACAAGAAACATGCGTGTGACCTGACTGTTAAACCACAAGCCATTATCGTGGCAAACCAATGTCAGCTTTTCCATAGCCTTAAGTAATCGGTGCAGTTCTTCTTTGCTGCACGATGCCGCAATTGCAAGCTTGTCAACAGATGAAATTCCTTTTTCAAGAAACACAAAAAGGCCAAGCTTTATCGCAGCAAAAAGCACTTCAGAATACCAGTAGGCAGTTGAAAGATCCTCAAGGTACTGAAAATCCTCATGAGCCAGGTCTGCACGGCAAAACGGCATATCAGGCATTTTGTCAGGGTTTTTGTATCTGGGCATTTTTTATCGAAACTTCTTCAAAAGTCTTTATCTCAGCAAGAATGCGGGTTGAAGCATCCAGCAATTCCATTGCAACAGCTGCCCCGGTTCCTTCACCCAGGCGAAATTTTAAATCAAGAATAGGCTCAACACCAAGTAATTTATGCATATAACCATGGCCAATTTCAACAGAGCGGTGGCTTGCAAAAATATATTCTTTTGCCAAAGGAGCAAGACTTGTGGCAATCAAGGCTCCTGCTGTGGATATCAGTCCGTCACATACAACAGGTATACCGTTT comes from the Pseudomonadota bacterium genome and includes:
- a CDS encoding cobalamin-dependent protein (Presence of a B(12) (cobalamin)-binding domain implies dependence on cobalamin itself, in one of its several forms, or in some unusual lineages, dependence on a cobalamin-like analog.), encoding MKILFVQVPTSHLGAKERVYPLGLSRLAAIAPSGFEKSALDMNLYPDPWPKLKDKLESIKPDIIALSFRNIDPLAGQQTSYLSSLKTSAVVARLIAPSAVIIAGGPAFTLFAKRLMEEISEIDFGLCGEGELAFAQILSGFPDIKSVPGIVWRKEEEIIYNPNGPFISMDEIPYIDTNSFSPKDYAEGNLYVAAMGIEGKRGCDLKCGYCLYPRLGGGKMRLRNPAIITDEMERLNKDWGIKLFHFTDPVLNRPQDHFEAICKEILKRKLEVSWTGFFREDTFTEHNAELAQKAGLVACYFSADALTSHGLSLLGKALTKDDILRASKITVKHNILTMCHFLVNLPFETKEHMKEAKEMMDKILDIHSACGNLGAVILNTIRLYPGARLTNKLIESGLIDSDIDLLYPVYYNPQNTSYVLHELEAKCHEAGVLSRLKINAACKSLKALLQ
- a CDS encoding methyltransferase domain-containing protein, which encodes MPRYKNPDKMPDMPFCRADLAHEDFQYLEDLSTAYWYSEVLFAAIKLGLFVFLEKGISSVDKLAIAASCSKEELHRLLKAMEKLTLVCHDNGLWFNSQVTRMFLVPGQPSYMGEFFLYRKYMQPQWQSIANKVSINNEDETTRVDNNIISEEDEYALRNFNYVMTADVLIQQKNKEIVSLLKPFSWQLPLLDIGGGAGSLGRSLIKSKINDTKNQSNEIPVSILFELPEVINAAHKLYSDRDDWQYFESMEGDFILHKFDEDKKYGLIIMSNFLHAYGNKEAHELFLKAASLLKKEGMILIHDYFPDRFGRNPQKGALYDLNMMLNTYNGTCHESSTIKGWLEEAGFNKVKVIDLGTDTSIILAAQDQFHYNLPIDIHEKTNLDKWVYAAVDEGFKKAVILPVAKIATGSWVRQKCRFGCSEFGKKLQCPPYSIDNRETEEMLKSYSWCMLVEDMPPGRKFHKKLLNLEKRLFLAGFHKAFSFGAGPCPVCKKCPDNNICLHPDLARPSMEASGIDVYETAKAAGITLKPVSEKDRYVKYIGLLLLE